The following are encoded in a window of Spea bombifrons isolate aSpeBom1 chromosome 2, aSpeBom1.2.pri, whole genome shotgun sequence genomic DNA:
- the ALDH3A2 gene encoding aldehyde dehydrogenase family 3 member A2 isoform X1 — MKQIVERARQAYATGKTRSLEFRLQQLRAFKRMFIEKEDDIKKAIKADLKKNECASYTHEIMGMLGEINLALDKLAEWAAPQHVSRNLMTLGDDVYIQYEPLGVVLIIGAWNYPVVVLLQPLVGAIAAGNAAVLKPSEVSENTAKLLEKIIPQYLDKDLYPVVNGGVPETTELLNERFDHIFYTGSTGVGKVIMSAASKFLTPVTLELGGKSPCYIDKNCDIDIASRRITWGKYLNCGQTCIAPDYVLCDKSVQGKLVEKIRETLKEFYGENAKESPDYERIISRRHFKRLLGLMEGQKIVIGGDHDEAACYIAPTVLADVNPESKVMQEEIFGPLLPIISVGNLEEAITFINEREKPLALYVFSNDKKVIKKMIAETSSGGVTANDVIMHFSVASLPFGGVGNSGMGAYHGKHSFDTFSHKRSCLIKSLAMEGVNKIRYPPYSLKKLEWTKFLLMKKVNKKKLSLLLLPIVAVLAAVVLKKYRWEMAGRGLQLVQACQRLCYNQD, encoded by the exons ATGAAGCAGATCGTGGAGAGAGCGAGGCAGGCCTATGCCACCGGAAAGACCCGTTCTTTAGAGTTTAGACTCCAGCAACTTCGGGCCTTCAAGAGAATGTTTATTGAGAAGGAAGATGACATCAAGAAAGCAATAAAAGCAGACTTAAAGAAG AATGAATGCGCATCTTACACCCATGAGATCATGGGAATGTTGGGAGAAATTAACTTGGCCCTGGACAAGCTTGCTGAATGGGCAGCACCTCAGCATGTGTCAAGGAATCTAATGACCTTGGGAGATGACGTGTATATCCAGTATGAACCGCTTGGAGTTGTCCTGATTATTGGGGCTTGGAATTACCCTGTGGTGGTTCTTCTGCAGCCCCTAGTGGGTGCCATTGCAGCAG GTAATGCAGCTGTTTTGAAACCTTCCGAAGTCAGTGAAAACACAGCCAAGCTTTTGGAGAAAATTATTCCACAGTATTTAGACAAG GATCTGTACCCTGTGGTGAATGGTGGAGTACCAGAAACAACAGAGTTACTAAATGAAAGATTTGACCATATCTTCTATACTGGCAGTACTGGTGTGGGCAAAGTCATAATGTCAGCTGCTTCCAAGTTCCTGACACCTGTAACCCTTGAGCTGGGAGGGAAGAGTCCATGTTATATCGATAAGAACTGTGATATTGATATTGCTAGTAG ACGCATAACTTGGGGTAAATATCTCAACTGTGGTCAGACATGCATCGCCCCTGATTATGTGCTGTGTGACAAGTCTGTCCAGGGAAAACTGGTGGAAAAAATCAGAGAAACGCTTAAG GAATTTTATGGGGAAAATGCCAAAGAGTCTCCAGATTATGAAAGAATTATCAGCAGGCGTCATTTTAAACGCCTGCTCGGATTGATGGAAGGACAGAAGATTGTTATTGGAGGGGACCATGACGAAGCAGCATGTTATATTG CACCAACGGTACTGGCTGATGTCAATCCAGAGTCGAAGGTCATGCAAGAAGAAATATTTGGGCCATTGCTTCCTATAATATCAGTTGGAAATTTAGAGGAAGCCATTACGTTCATTAATGAGAGAGAAAAGCCCCTGGCCCTGTATGTATTTTCAAATGATAAAAAG GTCATCAAAAAGATGATTGCCGAGACGTCCAGTGGGGGTGTAACAGCCAATGATGTTATTATGCACTTCTCAGTTGCATCACTGCCATTTGGAGGTGTTG GTAACAGCGGCATGGGTGCCTACCATGGTAAACACAGCTTTGATACTTTCTCCCATAAACGCTCTTGTCTCATCAAGTCTCTTGCCATGGAAGGGGTAAATAAAATCAGGTACCCCCCATACAGCCTTAAAAAGTTGGAGTGGACCAAGTTTCTGCTGATGAAAAAAGTGAACAAGAAAAAGCTGAGCCTGCTGCTTCTACCCATTGTAGCCGTGCTTGCTGCTGTAGTTCTTAAG AAGTATCGCTGGGAGATGGCAGGCAGAGGGCTTCAGCTTGTGCAGGCATGTCAGAGACTGTGTTATAATCAAGACTGA
- the ALDH3A2 gene encoding aldehyde dehydrogenase family 3 member A2 isoform X2 — translation MKQIVERARQAYATGKTRSLEFRLQQLRAFKRMFIEKEDDIKKAIKADLKKNECASYTHEIMGMLGEINLALDKLAEWAAPQHVSRNLMTLGDDVYIQYEPLGVVLIIGAWNYPVVVLLQPLVGAIAAGNAAVLKPSEVSENTAKLLEKIIPQYLDKDLYPVVNGGVPETTELLNERFDHIFYTGSTGVGKVIMSAASKFLTPVTLELGGKSPCYIDKNCDIDIASRRITWGKYLNCGQTCIAPDYVLCDKSVQGKLVEKIRETLKEFYGENAKESPDYERIISRRHFKRLLGLMEGQKIVIGGDHDEAACYIAPTVLADVNPESKVMQEEIFGPLLPIISVGNLEEAITFINEREKPLALYVFSNDKKVIKKMIAETSSGGVTANDVIMHFSVASLPFGGVGNSGMGAYHGKHSFDTFSHKRSCLIKSLAMEGVNKIRYPPYSLKKLEWTKFLLMKKVNKKKLSLLLLPIVAVLAAVVLKLI, via the exons ATGAAGCAGATCGTGGAGAGAGCGAGGCAGGCCTATGCCACCGGAAAGACCCGTTCTTTAGAGTTTAGACTCCAGCAACTTCGGGCCTTCAAGAGAATGTTTATTGAGAAGGAAGATGACATCAAGAAAGCAATAAAAGCAGACTTAAAGAAG AATGAATGCGCATCTTACACCCATGAGATCATGGGAATGTTGGGAGAAATTAACTTGGCCCTGGACAAGCTTGCTGAATGGGCAGCACCTCAGCATGTGTCAAGGAATCTAATGACCTTGGGAGATGACGTGTATATCCAGTATGAACCGCTTGGAGTTGTCCTGATTATTGGGGCTTGGAATTACCCTGTGGTGGTTCTTCTGCAGCCCCTAGTGGGTGCCATTGCAGCAG GTAATGCAGCTGTTTTGAAACCTTCCGAAGTCAGTGAAAACACAGCCAAGCTTTTGGAGAAAATTATTCCACAGTATTTAGACAAG GATCTGTACCCTGTGGTGAATGGTGGAGTACCAGAAACAACAGAGTTACTAAATGAAAGATTTGACCATATCTTCTATACTGGCAGTACTGGTGTGGGCAAAGTCATAATGTCAGCTGCTTCCAAGTTCCTGACACCTGTAACCCTTGAGCTGGGAGGGAAGAGTCCATGTTATATCGATAAGAACTGTGATATTGATATTGCTAGTAG ACGCATAACTTGGGGTAAATATCTCAACTGTGGTCAGACATGCATCGCCCCTGATTATGTGCTGTGTGACAAGTCTGTCCAGGGAAAACTGGTGGAAAAAATCAGAGAAACGCTTAAG GAATTTTATGGGGAAAATGCCAAAGAGTCTCCAGATTATGAAAGAATTATCAGCAGGCGTCATTTTAAACGCCTGCTCGGATTGATGGAAGGACAGAAGATTGTTATTGGAGGGGACCATGACGAAGCAGCATGTTATATTG CACCAACGGTACTGGCTGATGTCAATCCAGAGTCGAAGGTCATGCAAGAAGAAATATTTGGGCCATTGCTTCCTATAATATCAGTTGGAAATTTAGAGGAAGCCATTACGTTCATTAATGAGAGAGAAAAGCCCCTGGCCCTGTATGTATTTTCAAATGATAAAAAG GTCATCAAAAAGATGATTGCCGAGACGTCCAGTGGGGGTGTAACAGCCAATGATGTTATTATGCACTTCTCAGTTGCATCACTGCCATTTGGAGGTGTTG GTAACAGCGGCATGGGTGCCTACCATGGTAAACACAGCTTTGATACTTTCTCCCATAAACGCTCTTGTCTCATCAAGTCTCTTGCCATGGAAGGGGTAAATAAAATCAGGTACCCCCCATACAGCCTTAAAAAGTTGGAGTGGACCAAGTTTCTGCTGATGAAAAAAGTGAACAAGAAAAAGCTGAGCCTGCTGCTTCTACCCATTGTAGCCGTGCTTGCTGCTGTAGTTCTTAAG TTGATCTGA